A part of Eremothecium sinecaudum strain ATCC 58844 chromosome VII, complete sequence genomic DNA contains:
- the ENT3 gene encoding Ent3p (Syntenic homolog of Ashbya gossypii AER155C; Syntenic homolog of Saccharomyces cerevisiae YJR125C (ENT3)), whose product MSLEDSLSKLSLYDAKKYFRKAQNVVFNFTEMEAKVREATNNEPWGASSSLMAMIAQGTYNAREREEILGMVFKRFVEKSASEWRQIYKSLQLLDYLIKNGSERFIDEVRSNLNLIRMLESFHYIDSQGRDQGINVRNRAQSLIKLLRDDSQIRAERKKARANSGKFRGVAGGIPSYIPGSSVNPAAGFTRSTSYGISISADYDSDDENQNNHSLHARDSSRWSDGHYEPNVPQEEEEEEEEDEFSEFQSAPPVTASYKNRTVESLTDSQRSSSQNTTDLLQDLNFQRYQPRPTPPKSTTSISIDKNDPFSVLLGTAKKGSSRSSMSPQKSTSNLSMPSKLDINEDTDDIFGELTSAPSAPIAQQANTNSKKANNSTNLNEVDLLSF is encoded by the coding sequence CGAAATGGAAGCCAAGGTCCGCGAAGCAACCAATAATGAACCCTGGGGAGCTTCATCGAGTTTGATGGCAATGATTGCTCAAGGTACTTATAACGCCAGAGAGCGTGAGGAAATTTTAGGGATGGTATTTAAGAGGTTCGTGGAGAAGTCCGCAAGTGAATGGAGACAAATATACAAGTCACTACAATTATTGGACtatttaataaaaaatgGTTCTGAACGATTTATAGATGAGGTTAGGTCAAATTTAAATTTGATCAGAATGTTAGAATCGTTTCATTATATTGATTCCCAAGGTCGGGATCAAGGTATAAATGTTAGAAACAGGGCTCAGTCTTTAATAAAACTACTTCGCGATGACTCTCAAATTAGAGCTGAGCGTAAAAAGGCTAGGGCAAACTCCGGTAAGTTCCGAGGTGTTGCAGGCGGCATTCCATCTTATATTCCTGGGAGTTCAGTTAACCCGGCTGCTGGCTTTACGCGGTCCACTTCGTATGGTATATCAATTAGTGCTGATTATGACAGTGACGATGAGAACCAGAACAACCATAGTCTTCACGCGAGGGATTCATCTCGGTGGAGCGATGGGCACTATGAGCCCAATGTTCcccaagaagaagaagaagaagaagaagaagacgaaTTTTCAGAGTTCCAAAGTGCTCCCCCAGTTACGGCCTCATATAAGAACAGAACTGTTGAATCTCTAACTGACTCACAGCGCTCTTCTTCTCAAAACACTACCGACTTACTGCAAGATTTGAACTTTCAACGTTATCAGCCACGTCCCACTCCTCCAAAGTCTACTACCTCAATTTCCATTGATAAGAATGATCCCTTCAGCGTATTATTGGGTACAGCCAAGAAGGGCTCATCCAGAAGTTCTATGTCCCCACAAAAGAGTACTTCAAATCTTAGTATGCCATCTAAATTAGACATTAACGAAGACACGGATGATATTTTTGGTGAACTGACTTCCGCCCCAAGTGCGCCTATTGCTCAGCAGGCCAATACCAATAGTAAAAAAGCTAACAATTCTACAAATCTAAATGAAGTGGACTTGTTAAGCTTTTAA
- the BET5 gene encoding TRAPP subunit BET5 (Syntenic homolog of Ashbya gossypii AER154C; Syntenic homolog of Saccharomyces cerevisiae YML077W (BET5); 1-intron in Ashbya gossypii), with protein MAIYSFWIFDRHCNCIFDREWTIPADSSSGITNSKQNEDTAKLIYGMIFSLQSMSRRMSSKSNTVRTIATGKYRIHLLSTITGLSFVLFSDLKQQDLSQLLQYIYSEIYVKYVARNMLSPIDYAENDSEKRGQGFRKINNRNFIKAVQDVLGPMVNQ; from the exons ATGGCAATTTACTCGTTTTGGATATTCGATAGACATT GTAACTGTATCTTTGATAGAGAATGGACGATACCAGCGGATAGTTCTAGTGGAATCACGAACTCTAAACAAAATGAGGACACTGCAAAACTAATCTATGGTATGATATTTTCATTGCAGTCTATGTCAAGAAGAATGTCTTCCAAGTCTAATACAGTGAGAACTATAGCTACTGGAAAATATAGAATACATTTACTATCGACGATCACAGGACTTTCATTTGTGCTATTTAGTGACTTAAAGCAGCAAGATCTATCCCAATTACTGCAGTATATTTACAGTGAGATTTATGTGAAGTACGTGGCAAGGAATATGTTATCACCAATAGACTATGCTGAGAATGATAGTGAGAAAAGGGGCCAAGGTTTCCGGAAAATTAATAACAGGAATTTCATTAAGGCAGTCCAAGATGTGCTTGGGCCGATGGTTAATCAATAA